The Lachnospiraceae bacterium KM106-2 nucleotide sequence CAGCACCTGGTGTCAATTATATAGCACCTACCTTGAATGGAGAGTTTATGAATTATTCGGGAACGGGAGTTGCAGCCGCTCATACCACAGGAATTATAGCATTATTTTTGGAGTGGGCTGTAGTTCGACAGAATATGGTTGGTGTAGACACCGTTGTAATAAAGAGTTTTTTTATAAGGGGAGCAAAAAGAAGAGAAAATCTAACTTATCCTAACAGGGATTGGGGTTATGGAATAATTGATTTATATAATGTTTTTGATATCTTACGTTCTGGTTTATGATTTCAGTTATTAACCGCTTTATTGTTCATATGGAAAAAAGCAAAGGTTTGCTGTATTAAGGCGTGTAAGTACCTTCTTATTAGGTATCATATAATACTCTACTAAAAGGGATATCCCGGAAATAAGTTTTATATTATTTCCGGGATGAATAGTCAAAATGCGGAGGAGTAATTATTACCTATTTTCGTATTTAAAAAGAGGAAGTATAGGTACGGTATACACAGATTAATCGTTTTTATTAATTCCGTAAGTGTCAATATTGTAATCAATATTTGGATTTTCTGATACATTACCGTTGTATAGCTCCGGTCTTCGTTTGACATTATTATCATAGATACCATTGTAAACACCCGGTCTGCCGATACCATTATTCTCATAAATACCATTATCAACCCCAGGAGCACCGATGTTCCGGTTATCATAGATACCATTGTAAACAACCGGTTTGCCGATACCATTGTTCTCATAAATACCATTATCAACCCCAGGAGCACCGATGTTCCGGTTATCATAGATACCATTGTAAACACCTGGTGTACCTATACCATTGTTCTCATAAATACCATTATCAACCCCAGGAGCACCGATGTTCCGGTTATCATAGATACCATTGTAAACACCTGGTGTACCTATACCATTGTTCTCATAAATACCATTATCAACCCCAGGTGCACCGAGGTTCCGGTTATCATAGATACCATTGTAAACACCTGGTGTACCTATACCATTGTTCTCATAAATACCATTATCAACCCCAGGTGCACCGAGGTTCCGGTTATCATAGATACCATTGTAAACACCCGGTTTGCCGATACCATTGTTCTCATAAATACCATTATCAACCCCAGGAGCACCGATGTTTCGGTTATCATAGATACCATTGTAAACACCTGGTCTGCCAATACCATTGTTCTCATAGATACCATTATCAACACCCGGAGCATCGATATAATCATCGTCATATATTTCATTATAAAGATCAGGATCTCTAACAATACCATTCTCATCCAATTGATTATTAAGACCAGGTACGCCTATATAGTCGCTGTTATAATTACCAAAGGGACGACGTATATTATTATTGTTTTCGTATATTCCATTAATAACCCTAGGCCTAACATTATTATTAACACCATCATACATGCTTTGAATCTTAGAGTTTTTCTGTTCTTTTTGAATTTTAATACTATTTTTGCTTTTGGTTACTATATTAGGTACTAATTTTTTTCCATTATTTTGTGAACTAGATTTGGACGTAAGATCAGACATAAGTTATACTCCACTGTTTTATTAATAATATATGATCTATATTTATTTACGTGATATGTTCGGATATTCTCATTTGATGTAGTGAATAATTTTTACACGCTATACAAATAATAAAAAAAAAACGATTGGAGATAAATTATGTTTAAACATGAAAAGAAATTATTAAATGATGTTAGGGTTGATGCACCCAATCCTAACTATGCTGCTATGCTACAGGAACAATTAGGTGGTCCGCAGGGAGAACTGAAAGCGGCTTTACAATATTTGGCTCAAAGCTTTCGCATTAAAGATCCCCAGATTAAGGACTTGTTTTTAGACATTGCAACCGAAGAGTTAAGCCACATGGAGATGGTTGCTACTACGGTAAATTTATTAAATGGACACCAATTAGATGCTCAAAATGCTACGGTAGGGAATGTTGAGGCTCATGTTTTATCCGGACTTACTCCTATGTTAACAAATGCTTCCGGACAATTATGGACAGCTGCATATGTGAACGAAACAGGGGATTTAGCGGCTGATCTATTATCGGATATAGCTGCGGAGCAACGAGCAAAGGTAGTTTATGAATATCTTCATAGGCAGATCAATGACAAAGGGGTGAGGGATACTATTGATTTCTTATTAAATCGTGAAGAAGCCCATAATGCTTTATTTAGAGAAGCATTTAATAAGATACAAGATACTGGCTCACTGAAAGATTTTGGGGTAACAAAGGATTCGAGGTTGTATTTTGACTTGTCCTCTGGGAAAAATAATTTTAATGTTGATCATCCTCAGGCACCTAGCTTTAATGAGGTGAATAAGGAACTTGTTACTAAGTAAATATACAATAAGGGGTCTTTGTATAATAGCGAAATGGCTATGGTACAAAGGCCTATTTTTTAATATATTTATGAAGTCTCCAAAAAATTCATTACAATCAATATATTAAATTAAAAATTTTTAGAGGACTTAGTATTTGGAATATTATGAATTATAATCCGCAGTTATGGTTGGTTATAAATTCTCAATATGAGAATGAAAAGCTTTTATAGGTTGATAAGAACCCTAGGGTGTGAGCCTTTATCCTCATTTGATTAGTATAATACTTAAAGTTAATAAAAACGCGTCTCAGTTGACTAAATTCTTTCTATTATTTCACTTTGAGACGCGCTCTTCTTTACAAAGTTATATTATCGAACGTATTGCGAAGACATAGAGCTCCATATCCCAAAGTACGGTTTGGATATATATTTTCTATTCGAAGCGGTCTGGTTCCGTCTATAAGATAAGCTTTTAATTTCTCACCGTATAAATACGGATCGTTCTCTCTGACGATTCCCCATTCCATTAAAAGGGCAGCGCTTCCTGTAACAAAAGGAGTTGCCATGGAAGTTCCGGTTCGTGCTGTATAGCCACCGCCAGGTGAACAGGAGGTGATGTCAACACCAGGTGCTACAAGGTCTGGCTTTATATCAAGATCTCTAGTGTAACCTCTACCCGAAAAAGGGGCGTAGCTGTCTGTATAACCATTATAGGCACCAACTGTAATAGCGCGGTAAGCAGTGGATGGTATTGTAAGTGTGGTGAATTCGGATGGAGCTAAGAATCTGGTTCCAGGATTAAGTGCTCCTCCGGCAGGTAGCCACATATCATAATCGCCGGCTTTAATCATTCTGGGAATTAATTCAAATTTCCATACACCAGAGTTAATATAAGTGTTAACAGGAGTAAATTCCAAGTAAATTTCCTGTTGAACATTGTAAGGTGTTGGATCGCCGTAATAAAGAAATATTTCTGTCTGTCCAATTACGAATTGCTGCGTACCTAGCCTTCTTGGTATGGGACCAACACGGGTTCCATCCGGTGCTATTATAATGATATCAAAATGATCGAAATAGTTTTTCCAAATCTGGAGGCTTAATCCAAACGTAGATTCACTCACAGCTAGTTCAATAACTTCATTTCTTCCCATACTTAACACACCCTGCGTATGATTGCCGGATATTCCTTCGTTACCTGTCCCTACAACAATGCTTGTTTTGCCTAGATTGGAGACATCATTAATATAGCTTTCTAACAAGGTTCTACCGGTATGTGAACCATAATTATTGCCGAAACTAAGGTTAATTGCAAGGGGACGGTCAAGTTCAATTGCACTTCGGATGCAGAAATCAATGGCTAACATCAACTGAGTAGTAAGGGGAAAAGAATCGCCAACGGATGTTCCAAGCTTTACAATCAATAATTCGCTTAGCAGAGCAACACCTCGATACAATCCGTTGCTTGCTCTGCCGTTACCTGCAGCGATACCTGCAACATGAGTACCATGGCCTGATAAATCAACACTAGGAACGATTTCCATTCGTTCCGGCATAGGAATTAAAAGAGCTTCATTTATAATTTCTCTTGTGTAAAGTGTTCCAATCGCATAATTCGGAGGGGGTGCACCTGGTATCGTTTGATCCCATAATGCAGCAATTCTCGTTGTTCCATCCACATTCCTAAAGTCCGGATGGGAATAATCTATCCCGGAATCTATAATAGCTACTAATACTCCCGCACCAAGGAGGTTATATAAATTTTCAGTCTGTACGGAATTGATACAGGAGACAGATCTTCCGTGATTCACTTCAAAATAAATT carries:
- a CDS encoding polypeptide composition of the spore coat protein CotJC, producing the protein MFKHEKKLLNDVRVDAPNPNYAAMLQEQLGGPQGELKAALQYLAQSFRIKDPQIKDLFLDIATEELSHMEMVATTVNLLNGHQLDAQNATVGNVEAHVLSGLTPMLTNASGQLWTAAYVNETGDLAADLLSDIAAEQRAKVVYEYLHRQINDKGVRDTIDFLLNREEAHNALFREAFNKIQDTGSLKDFGVTKDSRLYFDLSSGKNNFNVDHPQAPSFNEVNKELVTK
- a CDS encoding glycine-rich cell wall structural protein precursor, whose product is MDENGIVRDPDLYNEIYDDDYIDAPGVDNGIYENNGIGRPGVYNGIYDNRNIGAPGVDNGIYENNGIGKPGVYNGIYDNRNLGAPGVDNGIYENNGIGTPGVYNGIYDNRNLGAPGVDNGIYENNGIGTPGVYNGIYDNRNIGAPGVDNGIYENNGIGTPGVYNGIYDNRNIGAPGVDNGIYENNGIGKPVVYNGIYDNRNIGAPGVDNGIYENNGIGRPGVYNGIYDNNVKRRPELYNGNVSENPNIDYNIDTYGINKND